The sequence TCTGCGAGAGCAGGGGCAGGATAGTATTGCCGCTGTGCCCGCCGATTACCCGCACGTCCAGCTCGGCGGGATTTTTACCCTTCAGCTCACCGACGAAGGTGTTGGAGCGAATGACGTCCAGAGTGGTGACGCCAAACAGCTTGTTGCGATCGTAGACGCCGGCCTTCTTCAGTGTCTCGGCAACGATCGGTACCGTGGAGTTGACCGGGTTGGTAATGATTGCCCAGCAGGCCTTGGGGCAGGCCTTGGCGCCGGTGGCGGCGAGCTTCTTGACGATACCCGCGTTGACATTGAACAGATCATCGCGCGTCATGCCCGGCTTGCGCGGCACGCCTGCGGGGATGACCACCACGTCGGCACCAGCGAGTGCAGCCTCCAGCTCGTCCTCTTTGTAGCCCTGCACCTTCACAGGGGTTGGGATGTGGCTGAGATCCACAGCGACGCCGGGAACGACGGGATTGACATCGTAGAGCGCCAGCTCGGTGCCGGCCGG is a genomic window of Pseudomonadota bacterium containing:
- a CDS encoding malate dehydrogenase — encoded protein: MKVSVLGAAGGIGQPLALLLKNSLPAGTELALYDVNPVVPGVAVDLSHIPTPVKVQGYKEDELEAALAGADVVVIPAGVPRKPGMTRDDLFNVNAGIVKKLAATGAKACPKACWAIITNPVNSTVPIVAETLKKAGVYDRNKLFGVTTLDVIRSNTFVGELKGKNPAELDVRVIGGHSGNTILPLLSQTGFDFTQAEIEALTPRIQEAGTEVVEAKAGGGSATLSMAEAAARFTNKLVAALNGKESVICTFVQVDNQPTEFLALPVRLGKGGVAEILSAGELSAYEQKLFDEMIPTLQGNIKKGVEFAQNG